A single genomic interval of Oryza sativa Japonica Group chromosome 7, ASM3414082v1 harbors:
- the LOC4344165 gene encoding aspartyl protease 25-like has translation MALRMSIAAMSVLAVAAVLVVAGTAAAAAASCPATPPDAGATLQVSHAFGPCSPLGAESAAPSWAGFLADQAARDASRLLYLDSLAVKGRAYAPIASGRQLLQTPTYVVRARLGTPAQQLLLAVDTSNDAAWIPCSGCAGCPTSSPFNPAASASYRPVPCGSPQCVLAPNPSCSPNAKSCGFSLSYADSSLQAALSQDTLAVAGDVVKAYTFGCLQRATGTAAPPQGLLGLGRGPLSFLSQTKDMYGATFSYCLPSFKSLNFSGTLRLGRNGQPRRIKTTPLLANPHRSSLYYVNMTGIRVGKKVVSIPASALAFDPATGAGTVLDSGTMFTRLVAPVYLALRDEVRRRVGAGAAAVSSLGGFDTCYNTTVAWPPVTLLFDGMQVTLPEENVVIHTTYGTTSCLAMAAAPDGVNTVLNVIASMQQQNHRVLFDVPNGRVGFARESCTAA, from the coding sequence ATGGCGCTGAGAATGAGCATCGCGGCGATGTCGGtgttggcggtggcggcggtgctcgttgtggccggcacggcggcggcggcggcggcgtcgtgcccggcgacgccgccggacGCGGGGGCGACGCTGCAGGTGTCGCACGCGTTCGGGCCGTGCTCGCCGCTGGGGGCGGagtcggcggcgccgtcgtgggCGGGGTTCCTGGCGGACCAGGCGGCGCGCGACGCGTCGAGGCTGCTGTACCTCGACTCGCTGGCGGTGAAGGGGCGCGCGTACGCGCCGATCGCGTCGGGGAGGCAGCTGCTGCAGACGCCGACGTACGTGGTGCGCGCCCGCCTCGGCACGCCCGCGCAGCAGCTGCTCCTCGCCGTCGACACCAGCAACGACGCCGCCTGGATCCCCTGCTCCGGCTGCGCGGGCTGccccacctcgtcgccgttcaacccggccgcctccgcctcctacCGCCCGGTGCCGTGCGGCTCGCCGCAGTGCGTGCTGGCGCCCAACCCGTCGTGCTCCCCCAACGCCAAGTCCTGCGGCTTCAGCCTCTCCTACGCCGACTCCTCGCTCCAGGCCGCGCTGTCGCAGGacaccctcgccgtcgccggcgacgtcgtgAAGGCCTACACCTTCGGCTGCTTGCAGAGGGccaccggcacggcggcgccgccgcagggCCTCCTCGGGCTCGGCCGTGGCCCGCTCTCCTTCCTGTCTCAGACCAAGGACATGTACGGGGCCACGTTCTCCTACTGCCTCCCGAGCTTCAAGTCGCTCAACTTCTCCGGCACGCTCCGGCTCGGCCGGAACGGGCAGCCGCGGCGGATCAAGACGACGCCGCTGCTCGCCAACCCGCACCGCTCGTCGCTCTACTACGTCAACATGACCGGCATCCGCGTGGGGAAAAAGGTGGTGTCGATCCCGGCGTCCGCGCTGGCGTTCGACCCGGCGACGGGCGCCGGCACGGTGCTCGACTCGGGGACGATGTTCACGCGCCTGGTGGCGCCGGTGTACCTGGCGCTCCGCGACGaggtccgccgccgcgtcggcgccggcgccgccgccgtgtcctccCTCGGCGGGTTCGACACGTGCTACAACACCACGGTGGCGTGGCCGCCGGTGACGCTGCTGTTCGACGGCATGCAGGTGACGCTGCCGGAGGAGAACGTGGTGATCCACACCACGTACGGCACCACCAGCTGcctggccatggcggcggcgcccgacgGCGTCAACACGGTGCTCAACGTCATCGCCAGCATGCAGCAGCAGAACCACCGCGTCCTCTTCGACGTGCCCAACGGCCGCGTCGGCTTCGCCCGCGAGAGCTGCACCGCCGCctag